One window of Nocardia sp. NBC_00508 genomic DNA carries:
- a CDS encoding SDR family oxidoreductase has product MSTDLWFGAGGMAAQVGSASGSSPEDVVKSVGAAAATGRFTTPQEVADLAVFLANDRSANITGSDIRIDGGYVTTV; this is encoded by the coding sequence GTGTCCACCGATTTGTGGTTCGGCGCGGGCGGCATGGCAGCCCAGGTCGGTTCGGCGAGCGGCAGCAGCCCCGAAGACGTCGTGAAGTCGGTAGGCGCAGCCGCTGCGACAGGGCGATTCACCACACCCCAAGAGGTCGCCGATCTGGCCGTCTTCCTGGCCAATGACCGTTCCGCCAACATCACCGGCTCCGATATCCGCATCGATGGCGGATACGTCACGACCGTTTAG
- a CDS encoding Na+/H+ antiporter NhaC family protein gives MSENAVGVKPEAQDPSRDSSRSTVGENSSVLTRLRNVLDTSRIGTSRGLLGVAAVAAGLIVLGFLSPGRVPGEGDHVGLFSLLPALITLLVVFATKNVVAALFLGVITGGVVSAQYNVVDGFMLPALGTASFATILLVYLWALGGMIGLWTRTGGAQAFAEMAGRTLVRGATSARIFGWLVGVLFHQGGTISTILAGTTVRPLTDKHKVSKEELTYIVDSTASPVATVLPFNAWPLYVAGLVVGTTPLFVTEDDGVAFFISSIPFNFYAIFALLATLLFAWGKLPWVGSAMKQAIRRARTTGQLNAPTAKPITSDELVTMKLPKDYSPSVADFAVPMGVLLTIVIGSYIMTGEVLIAQAFGLAVITAIVLALIKGLPLGEAIDGFVDGCKGVTVGALILALAVTLGYVSKQLGTANYIVETTSDWVVDPLLPAILMAICMGVAFSIGSSWGTFAVVFPLAMPLAYAIDPNPMYLHLCFGAVVGGAVFGDQASPISDTTILSALACGGDVMDHVKTQLPLALAAASLAAVTSTVFAFVIL, from the coding sequence ATGTCTGAGAATGCCGTAGGCGTAAAGCCCGAGGCCCAAGATCCGAGCAGAGATTCCAGTCGTTCCACAGTCGGGGAGAATTCCTCAGTTCTCACTCGACTGAGGAATGTTTTGGATACCTCTCGAATAGGCACGTCACGCGGACTCCTTGGGGTGGCAGCGGTGGCCGCTGGTTTGATCGTCCTCGGATTCCTTTCTCCCGGAAGGGTTCCGGGAGAGGGCGATCATGTGGGATTGTTCAGTCTGCTGCCCGCGCTGATCACGCTGCTGGTGGTCTTCGCTACCAAGAACGTGGTGGCCGCGCTGTTCCTGGGCGTCATCACGGGCGGCGTCGTCAGTGCGCAGTACAACGTCGTCGATGGTTTCATGCTCCCGGCGCTGGGCACTGCCTCGTTCGCGACGATCCTGCTGGTCTACCTGTGGGCACTGGGCGGAATGATCGGCCTGTGGACACGCACCGGCGGCGCCCAGGCATTCGCGGAAATGGCTGGCCGCACACTGGTTCGCGGAGCGACGAGTGCCCGGATCTTCGGGTGGCTGGTGGGGGTGCTGTTCCACCAGGGCGGCACCATTTCGACGATCCTTGCCGGCACTACCGTGCGCCCGCTCACCGACAAGCACAAGGTGTCGAAGGAGGAGTTGACCTACATCGTCGACTCCACCGCCTCGCCGGTCGCGACCGTGCTCCCATTCAATGCCTGGCCACTGTACGTGGCGGGCCTGGTGGTGGGGACTACGCCGCTGTTCGTGACGGAGGACGACGGCGTCGCGTTCTTCATCAGTTCGATCCCCTTCAACTTCTACGCGATCTTCGCTCTCCTGGCGACGCTGCTCTTTGCTTGGGGAAAGCTGCCCTGGGTCGGCAGCGCTATGAAACAGGCGATCCGCCGTGCGCGCACCACCGGGCAGCTGAACGCCCCGACCGCGAAACCGATCACATCCGACGAGCTGGTCACGATGAAGCTGCCGAAAGACTACTCGCCCAGCGTCGCTGATTTCGCCGTCCCTATGGGCGTGCTGCTCACCATCGTGATCGGCTCCTACATCATGACCGGCGAAGTGCTCATCGCGCAGGCGTTCGGCTTGGCAGTGATAACCGCCATCGTGCTGGCGCTGATCAAGGGGCTCCCGCTCGGTGAGGCCATCGACGGCTTCGTCGACGGCTGCAAGGGCGTGACCGTCGGTGCGCTGATCCTGGCTTTGGCCGTGACGCTCGGCTACGTGTCCAAGCAGCTCGGCACCGCAAACTACATTGTCGAAACCACCTCGGATTGGGTTGTGGACCCGCTGTTGCCTGCCATCCTCATGGCTATCTGCATGGGTGTGGCGTTTTCGATCGGATCGTCCTGGGGTACATTCGCGGTCGTCTTCCCGCTCGCGATGCCACTCGCCTACGCCATCGATCCCAACCCGATGTACCTGCACCTGTGTTTCGGGGCTGTCGTCGGCGGTGCGGTATTCGGTGACCAGGCCTCCCCGATCTCCGACACGACGATCCTGTCCGCCCTCGCCTGCGGCGGCGACGTCATGGACCACGTGAAAACCCAGCTCCCCCTCGCCCTGGCCGCGGCAAGCCTCGCTGCAGTAACATCCACCGTCTTTGCCTTCGTTATCCTGTGA
- a CDS encoding phosphatase PAP2 family protein → MSGPGAGRAQTNRQSPTRRVARDAVWSGYLVGLVATIYTAGLPTSRAYQAVWILAGIAAFTIDRPWRNHLRILADWLPLLGALVLYDYTRGFADELGMPLRMTELAAVERGLFNGTIPTVWLQQRLAADGQPWWTPVTGAVYSTHFIVPWLLAAIFYVRSRPLWARYMRRILILSYLGLATYILLPAAPPWYASREGVITEGVDRIAGFGFGMIPIDTSTQWLEAQGNHVAALPSLHTAFALLVTVTLWPLLTNSWLRAVLAIFPLSMTFTLVYGGEHYMVDVLSGWAYAVLTIMLAVAWERRSRRASTVHNATGSDGALSVSEPTMHTVSPESPD, encoded by the coding sequence ATGAGCGGCCCAGGCGCGGGAAGGGCGCAGACCAACCGCCAGTCGCCGACACGACGAGTGGCCCGTGACGCGGTCTGGTCGGGGTACCTGGTGGGCCTGGTTGCCACGATCTACACCGCCGGGTTGCCGACAAGCCGCGCCTATCAGGCTGTGTGGATTCTCGCCGGTATCGCCGCATTCACAATCGACCGTCCGTGGCGTAACCACCTACGGATCTTGGCCGACTGGCTGCCATTGCTCGGCGCGCTGGTGCTGTACGACTACACACGCGGGTTTGCGGACGAACTCGGAATGCCACTGCGCATGACAGAACTCGCCGCGGTAGAACGCGGGCTTTTCAACGGCACGATTCCGACAGTGTGGCTGCAGCAGCGCCTGGCGGCGGACGGGCAGCCCTGGTGGACGCCCGTCACAGGGGCCGTGTACTCCACCCATTTCATCGTGCCGTGGCTGCTAGCCGCGATCTTCTACGTGCGTTCACGACCACTGTGGGCCCGCTACATGCGCCGTATCCTGATACTGTCCTACCTGGGTCTGGCGACCTACATCCTCCTGCCTGCCGCACCCCCGTGGTATGCCTCCAGGGAGGGGGTGATCACCGAGGGCGTCGACCGCATCGCCGGATTCGGATTCGGCATGATCCCTATCGACACCAGCACACAATGGCTGGAGGCGCAGGGAAACCACGTCGCCGCACTGCCCTCACTACACACAGCCTTCGCGCTTCTGGTGACCGTGACGTTGTGGCCGCTGCTCACCAATTCGTGGTTACGCGCCGTCCTCGCGATATTCCCGCTGTCGATGACCTTCACCCTGGTCTACGGTGGCGAACACTATATGGTCGATGTGCTATCCGGCTGGGCATACGCAGTACTGACCATCATGCTGGCCGTGGCTTGGGAACGCCGCAGTCGTCGCGCATCCACGGTCCACAACGCCACCGGATCCGACGGAGCCTTGTCCGTATCGGAGCCGACAATGCACACTGTCTCGCCAGAATCCCCCGATTAG
- a CDS encoding GbsR/MarR family transcriptional regulator, with product MQRSTARALTALLYTVQDTMTAADLCAELSISSGAVSTAIKHLMPVGLIERVPAPGSRRDHYQFRAGAWAALMSQQNTMLAGMRDSAQEGIVATGPDTVAARRLHEMQDFYTFMLNELVPLIDRWRERNAAEHP from the coding sequence ATGCAGCGCTCGACCGCCCGGGCGCTGACGGCTCTGCTTTACACTGTGCAGGACACCATGACCGCCGCGGACCTGTGCGCGGAGTTGTCGATCAGTTCCGGGGCGGTATCGACCGCGATCAAACATTTGATGCCGGTCGGGCTGATCGAACGTGTACCCGCGCCGGGCAGCCGACGCGACCATTACCAGTTTCGCGCAGGCGCGTGGGCTGCGCTGATGTCGCAGCAGAACACGATGCTGGCCGGCATGCGCGACTCGGCGCAGGAAGGCATCGTCGCCACCGGCCCGGACACCGTCGCTGCCCGGCGCCTGCACGAGATGCAGGACTTCTACACCTTCATGCTCAACGAGCTGGTCCCGCTGATCGACCGATGGCGCGAGCGCAACGCCGCTGAACATCCTTGA
- a CDS encoding DUF6653 family protein — MESGRAFARVRSAVFARHSNPWSAWSRWATAPLLLVPVWKRSWPHAAVISAWFAVNPVLFPEPADQRAWATKAVLGEELWLVDHPRDAALAVNAAAAGAGMIALLGAWRRRPVPAAVAIGAQMLLLLGYWELMASYYETHRAADASG; from the coding sequence ATGGAGTCTGGAAGAGCTTTCGCCCGTGTTCGCAGCGCGGTTTTCGCCAGGCATTCCAACCCTTGGAGCGCCTGGTCCCGTTGGGCGACGGCACCCTTGCTCCTGGTTCCGGTGTGGAAGCGAAGCTGGCCGCACGCGGCCGTCATCAGCGCGTGGTTCGCGGTGAACCCGGTGCTCTTCCCCGAACCTGCCGACCAACGGGCCTGGGCGACGAAAGCCGTGCTCGGGGAGGAACTGTGGCTTGTCGACCATCCCAGGGATGCGGCATTGGCCGTGAACGCCGCGGCCGCCGGGGCGGGGATGATCGCGTTGCTCGGGGCGTGGCGTCGCCGTCCCGTTCCCGCGGCTGTCGCGATCGGCGCGCAGATGCTGCTGTTACTCGGCTACTGGGAGCTCATGGCCAGCTATTACGAAACGCACAGGGCCGCCGACGCGAGCGGATGA